One window from the genome of Pseudoliparis swirei isolate HS2019 ecotype Mariana Trench chromosome 24, NWPU_hadal_v1, whole genome shotgun sequence encodes:
- the jupa gene encoding junction plakoglobin a isoform X1: MSMQMGDPADSGMAKVEKWQQTMYATDSGIQSGATTVRDDGEFTTSKHYTMTTTVTTEKPDVEAHYTRAQRVRAAMFPETLETGTTILSTQTDPSQMTNVQRLAEPSQMLKIAIVHLINYQDDAELAMRAVPELTKLLNDEDQVVVSKAAQIVNQLTKKEASRRALMQSPQMVAAVVRAMQNTSDMETTRATASILHNLSHQREGLLSIFKCGGIPALVRMLSSPMESVLFYAITTLHNLLLHQEGAKMAVRLADGLQKMVPLLKKSNPKFLAITTDCLQLLSYGNQESKLIILSNSGPEGLVHIMRNYSYEKLLWTTSRVLKVLSVCPSNKLAIVEAGGMQALGKHLSGSTPRLMQNCLWTLRNLSDAATKQEGMDSLLQVLVGLLSSEDLNMLTCATGILSNLTCNNAHNKTLVTQGNGVEALIHAILRASEKEDVTEPAVCALRHLTSRHQQAEIAQNAVRRHYGIPAIVKLLNMPYYWPVIKAVVGLIRNLALCPENQAPLRDAGAIPRLVNLLLKAHQDAQKHGPSSQQTYQDGVRMEEIVEGSTGALHILARDPINRAEIANLQTIPLFVQLLYSPVDNVKRVGAGILCELALDKPSAELIDSEGASAPLMDLLHSNNEGIATYAAAVLFRISEDKNSDYKKRVSVELTHSLFKHDPAAWELAHNSVPIEGPYPDELDAAYQGYGGYAADVPMDGMEGVMMQDEYPGGMAYDRGQGYPEY; encoded by the exons ATGTCAATGCAAA TGGGTGACCCCGCCGACAGCGGCATGGCGAAGGTGGAGAAGTGGCAGCAGACGATGTACGCCACGGACTCGGGCATCCAGTCTGGAGCGACCACCGTCAGAGACGACGGCGAGTTCACCACCTCCAAGCACTACACCATGACCACCACCGTCACGACGGAAAAGCCCG ATGTGGAGGCCCACTACACCAGGGCCCAGCGGGTGCGGGCCGCCATGTTCCCAGAGACGCTGGAGACGGGCACCACCATCCTCTCGACGCAGACGGACCCGTCCCAGATGACCAACGTCCAGCGGCTGGCGGAGCCCTCCCAGATGCTCAAGATAGCGATCGTCCATCTGATCAACTACCAGGACGACGCGGAGCTGGCCATGCGCGCCGTGCCCGAGCTCACCAAGCTGCTCAACGACGAGGACCAG GTGGTCGTCAGCAAGGCGGCGCAGATCGTCAACCAGCTGACCAAGAAGGAGGCGTCGCGCCGTGCGCTGATGCAGTCCCCTCAGATGGTGGCGGCCGTGGTGCGGGCGATGCAGAACACCAGCGACATGGAGACGACGCGGGCCACCGCCAGCATCCTCCACAACCTGTCCCACCAGAGGGAGGGCCTGCTCTCCATCTTCAAGTGTGGAGGCATCCCGGCTCTGGTCCGCATGCTCAG CTCCCCCATGGAGTCTGTGCTCTTCTACGCCATCACCACGCTCCACAACCTGCTGCTGCACCAGGAAGGAGCCAAGATGGCGGTCCGCCTGGCCGACGGCCTGCAGAAGATGGTTCCCCTGCTGAAGAAGAGCAACCCCAAGTTCCTGGCCATCACCACGGACTGCCTGCAGCTTCTGTCTTACGGCAACCAGGAGAGCAAG CTGATCATCCTTTCCAACTCGGGTCCCGAGGGTCTCGTTCACATCATGAGAAACTACAGCTACGAGAAGCTGCTGTGGACCACGAGCCGCGTGCTCAAGGTCCTCTCCGTGTGCCCCAGCAACAAACTCGCCATTGTGGAGGCCG GTGGTATGCAGGCTCTGGGCAAACACCTCTCCGGCTCCACCCCTCGTCTGATGCAGAACTGTCTGTGGACCCTGAGGAACCTGTCTGACGCTGCCACCAAACAG gAGGGCATGGACAGCCTCCTGCAGGTGCTGGTGGGCCTGCTCAGTTCCGAAGACCTCAACATGCTCACTTGCGCCACCGGCATCCTGTCGAATCTGACGTGCAACAACGCCCACAACAAAACCCTGGTCACCCAGGGCAACGGCGTGGAGGCGCTCATCCATGCCATATTGCGCGCCAGCGAGAAGGAGGACGTGACTGAGCCGGCCGTGTGCGCCCTGCGTCACCTGACGTCGCGCCACCAGCAGGCCGAGATCGCTCAGAATGCTGTGAGGAGGCACTACGGCATCCCCGCCATCGTCAAGCTGCTCAACATGCCCTACTACTGGCCCGTCATCAAG GCCGTGGTCGGCCTGATCCGCAACCTGGCCCTGTGCCCAGAGAACCAGGCCCCTCTGAGGGACGCCGGGGCCATCCCTCGCCTGGTCAACCTGCTGCTCAAAGCCCACCAGGACGCCCAGAAGCATGGCCCCTCCTCCCAACAGACATACCAG GACGGagtgaggatggaggagatTGTGGAGGGATCCACTGGAGCGCTGCACATCCTGGCAAGAGACCCCATCAACAGGGCGGAGATCGCCAACCTGCAGACCATCCCCCTGTTTGTTCAG ctcctctaCTCTCCAGTGGACAACGTGAAGCGCGTGGGCGCGGGCATCCTGTGCGAGCTGGCCCTGGACAAGCCGTCCGCAGAGCTCATCGACAGCGAGGGGGCGTCGGCTCCGCTGATGGACCTGCTGCACTCCAACAACGAGGGCATCG CCACTTACGCCGCGGCCGTGCTCTTCCGCATCTCCGAGGACAAGAACTCCGACTACAAGAAGCGCGTGTCTGTGGAGCTGACCCACTCCCTGTTCAAACACGACCCCGCGGCCTGGGAGCTT GCCCACAACAGCGTCCCGATCGAGGGACCCTATCCAGATG AGCTGGACGCCGCGTACCAAGGCTACGGAGGCTACGCGGCCGACGTGCCCATGGACGGCATGGAGGGAGTGATGATGCAGGACGAGTACCCGGGTGGCATGGCCTACGACAGAGGCCAAGGGTACCCGGAATATTAA
- the jupa gene encoding junction plakoglobin a isoform X2, with product MSMQMGDPADSGMAKVEKWQQTMYATDSGIQSGATTVRDDGEFTTSKHYTMTTTVTTEKPDVEAHYTRAQRVRAAMFPETLETGTTILSTQTDPSQMTNVQRLAEPSQMLKIAIVHLINYQDDAELAMRAVPELTKLLNDEDQVVVSKAAQIVNQLTKKEASRRALMQSPQMVAAVVRAMQNTSDMETTRATASILHNLSHQREGLLSIFKCGGIPALVRMLSSPMESVLFYAITTLHNLLLHQEGAKMAVRLADGLQKMVPLLKKSNPKFLAITTDCLQLLSYGNQESKLIILSNSGPEGLVHIMRNYSYEKLLWTTSRVLKVLSVCPSNKLAIVEAGGMQALGKHLSGSTPRLMQNCLWTLRNLSDAATKQEGMDSLLQVLVGLLSSEDLNMLTCATGILSNLTCNNAHNKTLVTQGNGVEALIHAILRASEKEDVTEPAVCALRHLTSRHQQAEIAQNAVRRHYGIPAIVKLLNMPYYWPVIKAVVGLIRNLALCPENQAPLRDAGAIPRLVNLLLKAHQDAQKHGPSSQQTYQDGVRMEEIVEGSTGALHILARDPINRAEIANLQTIPLFVQLLYSPVDNVKRVGAGILCELALDKPSAELIDSEGASAPLMDLLHSNNEGIATYAAAVLFRISEDKNSDYKKRVSVELTHSLFKHDPAAWELAHNSVPIEGPYPDGPRGDGDVAKEVPPCGTLGRRRE from the exons ATGTCAATGCAAA TGGGTGACCCCGCCGACAGCGGCATGGCGAAGGTGGAGAAGTGGCAGCAGACGATGTACGCCACGGACTCGGGCATCCAGTCTGGAGCGACCACCGTCAGAGACGACGGCGAGTTCACCACCTCCAAGCACTACACCATGACCACCACCGTCACGACGGAAAAGCCCG ATGTGGAGGCCCACTACACCAGGGCCCAGCGGGTGCGGGCCGCCATGTTCCCAGAGACGCTGGAGACGGGCACCACCATCCTCTCGACGCAGACGGACCCGTCCCAGATGACCAACGTCCAGCGGCTGGCGGAGCCCTCCCAGATGCTCAAGATAGCGATCGTCCATCTGATCAACTACCAGGACGACGCGGAGCTGGCCATGCGCGCCGTGCCCGAGCTCACCAAGCTGCTCAACGACGAGGACCAG GTGGTCGTCAGCAAGGCGGCGCAGATCGTCAACCAGCTGACCAAGAAGGAGGCGTCGCGCCGTGCGCTGATGCAGTCCCCTCAGATGGTGGCGGCCGTGGTGCGGGCGATGCAGAACACCAGCGACATGGAGACGACGCGGGCCACCGCCAGCATCCTCCACAACCTGTCCCACCAGAGGGAGGGCCTGCTCTCCATCTTCAAGTGTGGAGGCATCCCGGCTCTGGTCCGCATGCTCAG CTCCCCCATGGAGTCTGTGCTCTTCTACGCCATCACCACGCTCCACAACCTGCTGCTGCACCAGGAAGGAGCCAAGATGGCGGTCCGCCTGGCCGACGGCCTGCAGAAGATGGTTCCCCTGCTGAAGAAGAGCAACCCCAAGTTCCTGGCCATCACCACGGACTGCCTGCAGCTTCTGTCTTACGGCAACCAGGAGAGCAAG CTGATCATCCTTTCCAACTCGGGTCCCGAGGGTCTCGTTCACATCATGAGAAACTACAGCTACGAGAAGCTGCTGTGGACCACGAGCCGCGTGCTCAAGGTCCTCTCCGTGTGCCCCAGCAACAAACTCGCCATTGTGGAGGCCG GTGGTATGCAGGCTCTGGGCAAACACCTCTCCGGCTCCACCCCTCGTCTGATGCAGAACTGTCTGTGGACCCTGAGGAACCTGTCTGACGCTGCCACCAAACAG gAGGGCATGGACAGCCTCCTGCAGGTGCTGGTGGGCCTGCTCAGTTCCGAAGACCTCAACATGCTCACTTGCGCCACCGGCATCCTGTCGAATCTGACGTGCAACAACGCCCACAACAAAACCCTGGTCACCCAGGGCAACGGCGTGGAGGCGCTCATCCATGCCATATTGCGCGCCAGCGAGAAGGAGGACGTGACTGAGCCGGCCGTGTGCGCCCTGCGTCACCTGACGTCGCGCCACCAGCAGGCCGAGATCGCTCAGAATGCTGTGAGGAGGCACTACGGCATCCCCGCCATCGTCAAGCTGCTCAACATGCCCTACTACTGGCCCGTCATCAAG GCCGTGGTCGGCCTGATCCGCAACCTGGCCCTGTGCCCAGAGAACCAGGCCCCTCTGAGGGACGCCGGGGCCATCCCTCGCCTGGTCAACCTGCTGCTCAAAGCCCACCAGGACGCCCAGAAGCATGGCCCCTCCTCCCAACAGACATACCAG GACGGagtgaggatggaggagatTGTGGAGGGATCCACTGGAGCGCTGCACATCCTGGCAAGAGACCCCATCAACAGGGCGGAGATCGCCAACCTGCAGACCATCCCCCTGTTTGTTCAG ctcctctaCTCTCCAGTGGACAACGTGAAGCGCGTGGGCGCGGGCATCCTGTGCGAGCTGGCCCTGGACAAGCCGTCCGCAGAGCTCATCGACAGCGAGGGGGCGTCGGCTCCGCTGATGGACCTGCTGCACTCCAACAACGAGGGCATCG CCACTTACGCCGCGGCCGTGCTCTTCCGCATCTCCGAGGACAAGAACTCCGACTACAAGAAGCGCGTGTCTGTGGAGCTGACCCACTCCCTGTTCAAACACGACCCCGCGGCCTGGGAGCTT GCCCACAACAGCGTCCCGATCGAGGGACCCTATCCAGATG GACCCCGAGGAGACGGCGACGTGGCAAAGGAAGTGCCGCCATGCGGCACACTGGGACGAAGAAGAGAATAA